From the genome of Rarobacter incanus, one region includes:
- a CDS encoding DsbA family protein yields the protein MTETTQAGIADFWFDPSCPWAWMTSRWMDEVTAVRPVTVRWHVMSLAVLNEGRDLPEKYQELMKRAWGPVRVVIAAQAGHGDGIVKPLYDALGERIHLAGRTDFDAVIAEALDQVGLPASLAAAAHTDRFDEALRASHGKAIELVGDDVGTPVVAFGGVAFFGPVVTPTPHGEAAGRLWDGCVLVASTPGFYELKRSRTQGPIFD from the coding sequence ATGACTGAAACAACCCAAGCAGGCATCGCCGACTTCTGGTTCGACCCTTCGTGCCCGTGGGCGTGGATGACGTCACGATGGATGGACGAGGTCACCGCTGTTCGGCCGGTTACGGTCCGGTGGCACGTCATGTCGCTTGCGGTGCTCAATGAGGGGCGGGACCTGCCCGAAAAGTACCAAGAGCTGATGAAGCGCGCCTGGGGCCCGGTCAGAGTCGTTATCGCGGCGCAAGCGGGCCACGGCGACGGCATCGTCAAGCCCCTCTATGACGCGCTGGGAGAACGCATCCACCTGGCCGGGCGCACCGACTTCGACGCCGTGATCGCCGAAGCGCTTGACCAGGTGGGCCTGCCCGCGTCGCTCGCCGCCGCGGCGCACACAGACCGTTTTGATGAGGCGCTGCGTGCCTCGCACGGCAAGGCGATCGAGTTAGTCGGGGACGACGTGGGGACCCCCGTGGTGGCTTTCGGCGGCGTTGCGTTCTTTGGGCCCGTCGTAACTCCCACCCCGCACGGGGAAGCGGCCGGCCGGTTGTGGGACGGCTGCGTCCTGGTCGCCTCCACGCCGGGCTTCTACGAGCTCAAGCGTTCGCGGACTCAGGGCCCGATCTTCGACTGA
- a CDS encoding alpha-amylase family protein, giving the protein MHSDTGWTDHVIWWQLYPLGFCGAPIRVPDQGPGPHHRLARIDAWLDYAVELGASGLLLGPVFSSQSHGYDTTDHFAIDARLGDEEDFARLVSCCRARGLRVVLDGVFSHVGDRHPLFLQALAAGRNSPAAQLFDIDWDAPGGPRAAVFEGHGSLVRLNHESARTIDFVVSVMNYWLDRGADGWRLDAAYSVPVSFWARALARVRVAHPRAWFLGEVIHGDYAAFIAGSGADSLTQYELWKAVWSSLLERNLFELDWTLGRHNEFLETFVPQTFVGNHDVTRIASRIGQSRAVLAAAILFTVGGVPSLYAGDEQGFTGLKQEREGGDDDIRPPFPQSPAQLSDLGARTHRAYQDLIAIRRRNPWLHTARTQTTELTNTTIVYRSRAAQATENRWIETSIDATGEGAASIRDHCGAVLWRWPK; this is encoded by the coding sequence ATGCACTCGGATACGGGCTGGACCGATCACGTGATCTGGTGGCAGTTGTACCCGCTGGGTTTTTGCGGAGCGCCGATCCGCGTTCCCGACCAGGGCCCGGGACCGCATCACCGGCTCGCCCGCATCGATGCGTGGCTTGACTACGCCGTTGAGCTGGGCGCCTCGGGGCTCTTGCTGGGGCCCGTCTTTTCATCGCAGTCGCACGGGTACGACACGACGGATCACTTCGCGATCGATGCACGACTTGGTGATGAAGAGGATTTCGCGCGGCTGGTTTCTTGCTGCCGCGCCCGCGGGTTGCGCGTGGTGCTCGACGGGGTTTTCAGCCACGTCGGGGATCGTCATCCCCTATTCCTTCAGGCTCTTGCCGCAGGCCGCAATTCACCCGCGGCCCAGTTGTTCGACATCGACTGGGATGCGCCCGGGGGCCCGCGCGCGGCGGTGTTTGAGGGGCACGGATCCCTGGTTCGCTTGAACCACGAGTCGGCGCGGACGATCGACTTCGTCGTTTCGGTCATGAACTACTGGCTGGACCGCGGCGCGGATGGATGGCGCTTGGACGCCGCCTACTCCGTCCCGGTTTCCTTTTGGGCGCGGGCGCTGGCGAGAGTGCGCGTAGCCCACCCGCGTGCCTGGTTCCTCGGCGAGGTGATTCACGGCGACTATGCGGCGTTCATCGCCGGGTCCGGAGCCGACTCTTTGACCCAATACGAGTTGTGGAAGGCGGTGTGGTCGTCGCTGCTCGAACGCAACCTATTCGAGTTGGATTGGACGCTGGGCCGGCATAACGAATTCCTCGAAACCTTTGTACCGCAAACGTTCGTGGGCAACCACGACGTGACCCGGATAGCATCGCGGATCGGGCAGTCGCGCGCGGTGCTGGCCGCCGCCATTTTGTTCACGGTAGGTGGCGTCCCATCACTTTACGCGGGGGACGAGCAGGGATTCACCGGGCTGAAGCAGGAACGCGAGGGGGGCGACGACGATATCAGGCCGCCGTTTCCGCAGTCGCCCGCGCAGCTTTCGGATTTGGGGGCCAGGACCCACCGCGCCTACCAGGATCTGATCGCCATTCGCCGCCGCAACCCGTGGCTCCACACGGCACGCACCCAAACCACGGAACTCACCAACACCACCATCGTGTACCGCTCCCGGGCAGCGCAGGCCACCGAAAACCGTTGGATCGAAACCTCCATTGATGCGACCGGGGAGGGCGCGGCATCGATCCGCGACCACTGCGGTGCGGTGCTGTGGCGGTGGCCAAAGTGA
- a CDS encoding M13 family metallopeptidase — MTESTSTPNQQRSGIATGQFDPRIRPQDDLYRHVNGPWIDAYEIPADRAADGPFRQLADRAEEQVRDIITGASSEDSNPNLRKVAALFGSFMDEAALESAGYEPLRADLEAISACTIKDEALVTLARLQRAGGPALAGFWVDTDRVNPDEYALYLMQAGLGLPDEAYYREEQHAQTLAAYRAHIEKVLTQAGAALGDVVPAAASAAAAIVDFETEVASHHWDAVRKRDAQATYNPMSLGDLVVSAPGFDWSAWAHAVGIPQTAFPRLIVREPSFFTGLGQVWEQAKLETIKAWAVFHVLRKYSPYLHGAAVDLNFDFYGRTLTGATEVRTRWKRGVSLVEGALGEVVGRLYVERHFPATHKARMDELVANLIEAYRRSITNLEWMGAETRQRALAKLDSFTPKIGYPAVWRDYAGLEFDAADLVGNVRASNLFDLDFELRKLGGPINRDEWFMTPQTVNAYYNPGMNEIVFPAAILQPPFFDIDADDAANYGGIGAVIGHEIGHGFDDQGSRYDGQGRLVDWWTENDRAEFESRTKALIAQYDAFVPRQLGPDGPHVNGGLTIGENIGDLGGLSIALRAYELALGGSLDSAPVIDGLSGAQRVFLSWAQVWRQKIRDEALVQRISVDPHSPNEFRCNGIVSNVDAFYEAFDVSPTDALYLDPAARVTIW, encoded by the coding sequence ATGACTGAGTCGACATCCACACCCAACCAGCAGCGAAGCGGCATAGCAACCGGCCAGTTCGACCCCCGCATCCGCCCCCAGGACGACCTGTACCGGCACGTGAACGGCCCGTGGATCGATGCCTACGAAATCCCGGCCGATCGCGCCGCCGACGGCCCCTTCCGGCAACTCGCCGACCGCGCCGAGGAGCAGGTGCGGGACATCATCACGGGGGCTTCCAGCGAAGATTCGAATCCCAACTTGCGCAAGGTGGCCGCGCTGTTCGGCAGCTTCATGGACGAGGCAGCCTTGGAGTCGGCCGGTTACGAACCCCTGCGGGCCGACCTGGAGGCGATATCCGCATGCACAATTAAGGACGAGGCCCTTGTCACCCTCGCGAGGCTGCAACGCGCGGGGGGGCCCGCCCTCGCCGGGTTCTGGGTCGACACGGACCGCGTGAACCCGGATGAATACGCGCTCTACCTGATGCAGGCCGGCTTGGGCCTTCCCGACGAGGCGTACTACCGCGAGGAACAGCACGCACAGACCCTGGCCGCCTACCGCGCGCACATCGAAAAGGTGCTGACCCAAGCGGGGGCTGCCTTGGGCGATGTGGTCCCCGCCGCCGCGAGCGCGGCCGCAGCGATCGTTGACTTCGAAACTGAGGTCGCTTCACACCACTGGGATGCGGTGCGCAAGCGCGACGCGCAGGCGACCTATAACCCGATGTCGCTCGGGGACCTGGTCGTCTCGGCGCCCGGTTTCGACTGGTCGGCGTGGGCTCACGCGGTCGGTATTCCGCAAACCGCTTTCCCGCGCCTGATCGTGCGCGAGCCGAGCTTCTTTACCGGCCTGGGCCAGGTGTGGGAGCAGGCCAAACTGGAGACCATTAAGGCGTGGGCCGTCTTCCACGTGCTGCGCAAGTATTCGCCGTACCTGCACGGCGCCGCGGTGGACCTCAACTTCGATTTCTACGGGCGCACCCTCACGGGGGCAACCGAGGTGCGGACCCGCTGGAAGCGCGGGGTTTCCTTGGTGGAAGGCGCGCTGGGCGAGGTTGTCGGGAGGCTGTACGTCGAACGCCACTTCCCCGCGACGCACAAGGCACGCATGGATGAGTTGGTCGCGAACCTGATTGAGGCGTACCGCCGATCGATCACGAACCTGGAGTGGATGGGCGCCGAAACCCGCCAGCGTGCGCTCGCGAAGCTTGACAGCTTCACCCCGAAGATCGGCTACCCGGCAGTGTGGCGCGACTATGCGGGACTGGAGTTCGACGCCGCGGACCTGGTCGGGAATGTGCGGGCCTCGAACCTGTTCGACCTCGATTTCGAACTGCGCAAGCTGGGTGGACCGATCAACCGCGACGAATGGTTCATGACGCCCCAGACCGTCAACGCGTACTACAACCCGGGCATGAATGAGATAGTCTTCCCCGCCGCCATTTTGCAACCGCCGTTCTTCGACATCGACGCCGACGATGCAGCCAATTACGGTGGCATCGGGGCCGTTATCGGCCACGAGATCGGCCACGGCTTCGATGACCAGGGCTCGCGGTACGACGGGCAGGGACGGCTGGTCGATTGGTGGACGGAGAATGACCGCGCGGAATTCGAGTCCCGCACCAAGGCACTGATTGCCCAATACGATGCGTTTGTTCCGCGCCAGTTGGGTCCTGACGGCCCGCACGTCAACGGTGGACTGACGATCGGGGAAAACATTGGCGATCTGGGCGGGCTGTCCATCGCCCTGCGCGCGTATGAACTCGCGCTGGGCGGGTCGCTCGACTCGGCACCCGTAATCGATGGATTGAGCGGCGCTCAGCGGGTGTTCCTTTCGTGGGCGCAGGTATGGCGACAAAAGATCAGGGACGAGGCCCTCGTCCAACGAATCAGCGTCGATCCCCATTCGCCCAACGAGTTCCGGTGCAACGGCATTGTCAGCAACGTCGATGCGTTCTACGAGGCTTTCGACGTGTCCCCCACCGATGCCCTGTACCTGGATCCCGCAGCGCGCGTGACGATCTGGTAG
- a CDS encoding M1 family metallopeptidase, translated as MPGENLTRSEAIERAKVVDVKTYDVSLDLTVGPKTFTSTTVIEFDATPGQATFLDLVAPRVREIELNGEPVDPAAAFADSRIALRGLHAHNTVRVVADCGYTNTGEGLHRFVDPVDDQAYVYSQFEVPDARRMYATFEQPDLKATFTFTVKAPSNWQVVSNSPTPDPQDHADGTATWAFAPTQKISTYITALVAGPYHVERGELTSRDGRTIALGVFCRESLAKHLDADYIMDITRAGFEFYEARFDVPYPFEKYDQLFVPEYNMGAMENAGCVTFTETYVFRSKVTDAIRERRVVTILHELAHMWFGDLVTMKWWNDLWLNESFAEWASTLATAEA; from the coding sequence ATGCCTGGGGAAAACCTGACCCGATCAGAAGCCATCGAACGCGCCAAGGTCGTCGACGTCAAGACCTATGACGTCTCGCTCGATCTCACGGTGGGGCCCAAAACGTTCACCTCGACCACGGTCATCGAGTTCGATGCGACCCCGGGGCAAGCAACCTTCCTTGACCTGGTCGCCCCGCGCGTGCGCGAGATTGAGCTCAACGGGGAACCCGTCGACCCAGCCGCGGCGTTCGCGGACTCGCGTATCGCCCTGCGCGGCCTGCACGCGCACAACACCGTGCGGGTCGTCGCAGACTGCGGCTACACCAACACCGGCGAGGGACTGCATCGCTTCGTTGACCCCGTCGATGACCAGGCGTACGTGTACTCCCAGTTCGAGGTGCCCGACGCGCGCCGCATGTACGCAACCTTCGAGCAGCCCGACCTCAAGGCGACTTTCACCTTCACGGTGAAGGCACCGAGCAACTGGCAGGTCGTATCGAATTCACCCACCCCCGACCCGCAGGATCACGCGGACGGCACCGCCACCTGGGCCTTCGCGCCAACCCAGAAGATTTCGACGTACATCACCGCATTGGTCGCGGGCCCCTACCACGTCGAGCGCGGCGAACTCACTAGCCGCGACGGACGCACCATCGCGCTGGGTGTCTTTTGCCGCGAATCCCTGGCCAAGCACCTCGACGCCGACTACATCATGGACATCACGCGCGCGGGATTTGAGTTCTACGAGGCGCGCTTCGATGTTCCCTACCCGTTCGAAAAGTACGACCAGCTCTTCGTGCCCGAATACAACATGGGGGCAATGGAAAACGCGGGATGCGTCACGTTCACGGAAACCTACGTGTTCCGCTCCAAGGTCACCGACGCGATCCGCGAACGCAGGGTCGTGACGATTCTGCACGAGCTCGCCCACATGTGGTTCGGCGACCTGGTGACGATGAAGTGGTGGAACGACCTGTGGCTCAATGAATCGTTTGCCGAATGGGCATCGACCCTGGCCACCGCCGAGGC